The following DNA comes from Gloeocapsa sp. DLM2.Bin57.
GTACTCCATTATAATCTAATTCCCTAGCTGAAATAATTACTTGTTGTTTGATTAAGCCTGTTGTTTCAGCACTTATCGGCTCTCTAATATTATATCTATCAATATCAGCATCATAAAATTTATAATAGGGTCTAATTAATTGTAATTGTCTATTGGTTTGCAGTAATGGTCTAGTATCCCAAAGTCTTATATTGCTAATAGTTAAGGGGTTGTTATCAATTACTTCTTGATTTAATTCTCCTTTAGGATCAAAGGTATAGACATCAATTTTATCTAAGTTAAATCCTTGTCGAGTGTCATCAATATTGCGTACTAAATAAGGTTTTTCTCTAGCTAGTTCATTAGGTTGGACTACTAAATTTTGAACTAGGAAAATAGTAATAAATCCAACAATTAAAATAGTCAAATAGACATAAAAGGGAACGAGAGAAAAGGGTATTTTATATAATCTTCTACCCATTCTCTGTTTTCTTCCTGTGAATTGAGTTAAACTCGGGTTATATTTACCTGCACCAGTAGAAGCTTTCCAAAATAACCAAAGACTAATACCAGTAGCGACTATACTTAAAATCGTTTCTAAGGGTAATTGAACGGTTATATCTGTATAACTAGCACCATAAACTACGCCTCTTTCTGAGTATAATAAATCGTATCTTTGAAACCAATGACGCCAAGCTAAAATTAGGAACATTGCACCTAATAAACTATAAATATGGCGTAATTGAGAACGGGAAAAACCAGGAAATTTACCTTGAGATAGACTCTTATCTGAGAGTAAATAAATAATGGTTATACTAATTAAAGTATATAAAAATAAGCCACCTAACCAAAAGTCTAACAGTCGATAACCAGGTACTTTAAATACATAGAAAGATAGGTCATGATTAAAAACGGGATCTACTTGATTAAATTCAGTAGCAGCTAACCATTGTAAAATTACTGTCCAGTTTCCCGCTATAACTGCACCTAAGACTAAACTAAGAGCAAAACCAATAGTTTTTAAAACATATTCGGGACTTTTAAAAATAACAACTAGAGTAGTAATTAGGATAAGTAATTGCCAAAGATGGTTATAAATTTGTGAGAAGATTATCTGTAAATATCTGATTGTGAAGGGTGATGGTAAAGTTGGAGTTACTTTGGGTAGGGTATAATCTACTTGCCAACTTGAATAGGCTAATTGACCGTAGTAATATACTAAAGAGCATAAAACTAGAGCTAAACTTAAGGTAATGGGGAAAAGAATGTTAAACTTTAAAGAGTAGGAATGAGGTTGATTAGCTTTGGTCTTGTTATTAGTTGACCATTTAATATTTTTAGCTATATTTAAATTAAGATTAATAAAAATTAAAGAAATGAAAAATATCAATACCCCTGCAATAAATTGAGTTTGGAGACGTTTAAACATAATGTTTAAATAACCAACCTCTTCAAACCAAAAAACATCCACTATAAAGGTAGCAATCAATTGTATAGTTATAATAATTGCTACAGTAAATAGTAATATTTGCCAAAACTTAAGGCTGATTTTGTCTAACATTTTGCTAGAGGGAGTAGTATTTCTCAGGGCGCATTAAGCACCCCTATATGATACTAGGCTAACATTTTTTCAGGAAAATATTTTTTCAGTTTGGAGAGTTTGGGAGGGATACTAAATAGACAATAGGGTTGATAGGGATTGCGATTAAAGTAGTTTTGGTGATATTCTTCAGCTCGATAATAATCCCCTAATTGCTGTAACTCAGTGACAATAGGGTTAGGGAAAGTTTTAGCTGTATCTAATCTCTCTATAACTGCTTTCGCGGTTTGTAGTTGTTGGGGATTTTCCCACAGGATAATTGAGCGATATTGTGTACCGACATCATTTCCTTGTCTATTTAAGGTAGTAGGATCGTGACTGACGACAAAAAAGATTTCCAGGATTTCTTCTAGAGCAATTTTCTCTGTATCAAAGGTTATTTTAACTACTTCTGCGTGTCCTGTTTTTCCTGAACAAACCTGGTTATAGTTAGGGTTTTTGGTATTTCCACCCGCGTAACCAGACTCAACCGCGCTGACACCTTGGACGTTTTGAAAGACGGATTCAACGCACCAAAAACAGCCACCACCTAAAACGATTGTTTCTAACATATCTTGAATAATCCTAATTGCTTCTAAATTGTTTTTCTACTAAATTTACCAGAGTTTCTCTCGGGAAAAAGCGGGGTAAATTAACGATGACTTGATTAGCTAATCCTCCTGTAACTACGGTAGGTTGATCCTTTTCCAGAGCTTGGAGAGCTTCTTTTACTACCTGTATAGCTGAAGCAGCTTTCGATGGGGAGTTACTATTGGATTTGGGGAACTCAGCTACTTGAGAAAAGTTGGATTCCGTTGGTCCTGGACATACTGCCATAATCTTAACACCAGAAGTGCGATTTTCTGCCCAGAGAGACTCGCTAAAACTCAAGACAAAAGCTTTTGTCGCAGCGTAAGTAGAGAGATAGGGTAGGGGTTGGAATCCTGCGATGGAGGATATATTCAGAATTGCTCCTCGTTGACGTTGCTGCATTTCTCCTAGGAAAAGATAGGTTAACTCCACTAAAGCGGTTATATTCAGTTGAATCATTTCTAGTTGTTTAGCTAGCTTTCTATCAGCAAAAGCGCCATAGTCACCGAAACCCGCGTTATTGATTAGTAAGTCAATCTCAATCCCTAAGTCGGAAACTCTTTGATATAGTTGCTGACAAGCACCAGGTGCGGTTAAATCTAGGGGTATTACCTCTACTTTAATTTGTTTTTGGTCTTGTAGTTGTTTAGCCAACTCTTGTAACTTATCTGCGGAACGAGCTACAAGCACAAGGTTAGTTTTACGGGAGGCTAACTCTTGAGCGAAAGCTTCACCAATTCCTTGAGAAGCTCCTGTGATTAAGGCGTTGTTCATCTGCTCAACGGGTAATTATTAACTATTGTTAACTATTGTAACAAATAATTAAGATACACACGCCCTAAAATAACCATAAGAAATAGTAGTGCGCGTTGTAGTTAGGACATTTTAAAGTTATGAAACCCAGTGCTAACTACTCTTGCAAGAGTGCCTTAAAAGTAGTATTATATCATACCCAGAAGCTCCCATCTCCCCATACTCCCCTCTCTTCCCTCTTCTAGAGCGCTACGCGCTATAACTCCTGTGATAAATAATTAACCAGGGTAGTAGTTAACTCCTCAAGGGAAATCAACTCAGATGCTCCTGTAGCTCGTTTGACTAGTTCTACTTTACCCTCTTTGAGCGATCGCCCTGTAACTACACGATAAGGAATACCGATTAAATCTGCATCTTTAAACTTAACTCCCGCTCTTTCATCGCGATCGTCTAGAATAGTTTCGATACCTTTTTGGGTTAACTCTTGGTAGATTTGGGTAGCTATGGCGACTTGCTCGGTATCTCCAGTATTAGGAATAACTACGATTACTTGATAAGGAGCAATACTAACGGGCCAAATCATACCATTTTTATCGTGATTTTGCTCTACTGCGGCTTGAGCTAGACGTGATACCCCAATACCATAACATCCCATCACTAAAGGTATCTCTTCTCCCTCTTCGTTGGTATAGGTAGCACCCATTGCTTGAGAATATTTATTCCCTAATTGAAAAATGTGTCCAACTTCTATTCCTCTAGCGCTGAGTAAAACTTGTTGGGAGTCATTAGAGAGGATATCTCCTGGTTTAGCTTTTCTGACATTAACTACTTTCTCAGGTAGGGTAAACTCTTTACCCCAATTAGCCCCTACTCCGTGGTAACCTTTTTGATTAGTTCCTGTTACAAAATTGGTTAATTTAACCGCGGTTTCATCCACAAAACAAATAAACTCTGAGGCTATCTCAGGATGACTAACCAGATAATCATTACTCAGATTAGGGGCTAAATATCCCCAAGATAAGGGTTTACTCGCCCATCTATGGGCTGTTTCTGCTTCGGCTACTTTGAGGGATAAGAGGGTATTAGCTTGATATTGGGGTGCTAGTTTAGTTAACTCATTCTGTAGCTTGACTTCGTTAATTTCTTGATCTCCGCGAATATTCACTAAAACTAGGGCTAAAATTCCTGAGTCGTAAACCGCTTCGTAAAGGATATTTTTAACTACGGTTGTAGGGGAACATTGAAAATAATCACAGAGTTTGGCTATGGTTTCAGTATGAGGACTCTCTCTAAGTTCATAATTAGTAAAGGGTGAAGTTTCTGCTACTGGTGGTAAAGAGTTGGCTTTCTCGACGTTAGCTGCATAACTTCCATCTGCTGTATATAAAACTTCGTCTTCTCCCGCTGCTGCTAAAACCATAAATTCTTGTGATCCTGAACCCCCAATCGCCCCAGAATCTGCTTCTACTGCACAAAATTCTAATCCACAACGACTAAAAATATTACGATAGGCTTGATCCATGTCTTGATAGGTTTTTAATAAACTTTCTTGATCGCTATGGAAGGAGTAACCGTCTTTCATGATAAATTCTCTTCCGCGCATTAAACCAAAACGGGGGCGAATTTCATCACGAAATTTACTCTGAATCTGGTATAAATGTATAGGTAGTTGTCGATAGGATTTGATCATGTCTTTGGCGATCGCTGTGATCACCTCTTCGTGAGTGGGGCCTAACCCTAATTCGCGATCCTGTCTATCTTTGAGACTAAACATGATCCCTTCTGCTTTGGTATAGGTATCCCACCTTCCTGATTCTCTCCACAATTCCGCGGGTTGTAGCTGTGGTAGTAAACATTCTGATGCTCCTGTAGCGTTCATTTCTTCCCGAATGATTTGAGAGATTTTTTGCAATACTCGCCACATTAAGGGTAGATAAACATAAACACCGCTACCAATTCTTCTAATATATCCCGCACGCAATAATAACTTATGACTGGTTATTTCTGCTTCTGCTGGTTCTTCCCTTAGTGTGACAAACAGTTTTTGAGATAGTCGCATTGTCTATTTACCTAATTGAGCAAAAATTTTATTATAGTATTCTCTGTACTAATAACTTATAATTGTCGTTAATCTCACCCTACTATTTTAATGTCTTTTGGGAAACTAGAATTATTTTTTACGATTCAAGCTCTATTTTTTCTGGTTATTAGTTGTGTTTTAACTTTTATTTTCGGGATAAGATTTGGACTGGTGACTAGTTTTTTAGTTACTTTGTTTATGTCTGTATTTTTTCGTTACCCTCGTCTGGGTTTATGGTTATTACTACTTTATTTACCTTTTGCTGGTACAGTTGTTTATGCTTTTGATGCTAGTTTTGATGCTAAGGATGGTTATATAGTTTATCATTCTTTTTCCTGGTTGTTACATCTAATTAAAGATTTTTTTTACATTCCTGCTCTATTATATATTGTAATTAATACCAAAATTATTACTAAGTTTTTTAAGCAATATTTAAAATTGGGTTTAGTTATATTTGTGATTATTGCTAGTTGTTTACTAACCTTTTTGTTAGTTAATATTCCTGAAAATACAGTCTTAATGGGTTTAGTAGGATTAAAAGTTTTTTTAGGTTATATTCCCTTAATATTGTGTGGTTATTATTTAATTCGCAATACTGATGATTTATTGATTGTAAGTCGTTTACATATTAGTTTAATAATTATTTGTTGTCTTCTAGGGTTAGTGCAATATCTATTACTGATTAATAATATTTGTCCTGGGAATAGTGATTTATTACCTCCAGCTAATTCTCAACCAAGTTTGCAAGCTAGATGTTTAGTAGGAGGTTCTCTGTTATATAATCCTGAATGGGGATTAATTCGCTTACCTGGAACATTTGTAGCACCTTGGCAATGGGGATGGTTTTTGATTGCTAATAGTTTTTTGGCTTTTGGTGGTTATCTGATTGAGAAGGAGATTAAATGGCGTTGTTTGAGTATAATAGGAATGGTATTATTAATCTTAGCTACTCTAGTTTCTCGTCAAAGAGTAGCGATATTATTGATTCCTCTGATTTTAGTTACTTTATTTTTTTGTACTGGTAAATATCAAAACAAAATTTGGTTAAAATTAGGATTATTTATGCTGATATTCTTGACTTTAGAATACTTTAATCTACCTGAAGAAAGTTTAGCTAATTTTTTAAATAGGTGGGAATATTCTCCCCCACAAGATTTTATTGTTTCTCAATTTCAATGGTTAATAAGACAAGCACCAGGATTATTGGGAAAAGGTTTAGGAACTACAGATAGTGCTGCGCGTCATTGGGGGAGAATTTATCTAGTAGAAATATTTCCTGTAAAAGTTATCTATGAAATAGGTATATTAGGTTGGACTGTTTGGATGATTTTAGTATCTTATATCTCTAGATTAACCTATTTAGCTTATAATTCTGCTCAGATATCAGCTTGGCGATCATGGGGAATGTGTATCTGGTTATTTATCTTGTTAATTAGCTACAACCTTTGGTATTATCCTTTAGTCGTTGATCCAGTTAATGTATATTACTGGTTTTTTATTGGAGTTTTACTTAAATTACCCCAAATTAGAAATAACAATTATGGAAGTAATCACAATTTTTTTAACTAGTTTGATGGCTGTGATTGGTACTGGTGGTATCATTGCTGAAGAAGAAGTAGCTAAAGCGATACGCGATCGCGTTACTGACGTAGAAACTTTAGCAGTCAGGATTGATAATCGACCTATCCACAGACTATTAGGAGGTAAAATAGATAGACTGAGTATAGCTACAAGAGGTTTATTATTAATTCCTGAAGTTAGAATAGATTTATTAGAAATTGAAACAGATCCTATAGACATACCTGATTTTGCTGTAGGAGAAGAAATTATCAGTAGAAGAATTCTTTCTCAACCAATACAATTAGGGATGAGATTAATACTTAAAGAAGATGATTTAAACGAAGCTTTAAGATCCCAGGTAGTAAAATCTTATTTAGAAACTAGAATACCTCAAAGTAGAAATTATCAATTAATCTCTGTTGAAGTCAAACTCAATGAAGATAATAGGTTAGAGATAAATCTAGAGTTATACTCTAAGCCAAAAGAGGAAACGATGAATATTATAGTTAATTTCGGTTTAGCAGTAAAACAAGGTCACCAATTGGAAATTATCGAACCAGTAGCGACTATTAATGAGAGAAGAGTCTCACCAAGATTTCTAGATCGATATATTCAAAATAATCTAGAGGATTTAAATTTACAACGTTTAGATTCAGAAGGAATTATTTCTCGGGTTTTACATTTAGAAGTCGATGAGGATAGTTTAAGTATAGTTACTTTTATTAGGTTAGAAGAATTACCCGAGATTGAAATAAGCAAGAGGGAAAAGGGAAATTAAGAATTAAGAATGAAGAAATAGGGGAGAGTGTGGGGAGATGGGGGAGCAGGAAACATATCATATATAGCGCTACGCGCAGGCACTCAGGTACTCAGGCAAAAGCTAGACTAGTAATGGGTTTCATAATTTGAAAATGTCAAACACCTTAGCTTGTACTGCTATAAAAAAATAATACAGTTCCAACTAAAACGTCAAACCTAATACCTAATTTTACTTTTCTAAACGAACAAGATACCATTGTAGATATTGACCTGGTTCTAAATCAAAATCACAATAATTTTGTAAGAGATGTTGGGCTTTTTCGTAAGTAGAAGAAAACTTATTTAATTCTCTCGGCAAACTTTCGGGATAGTTATTAATCACGGTTTCAAGCTTTAACAACAACTCCTCTGAGGTGAGAAATTGTTCAGGTAACCCAGTTTCTAGGACAACGTAAGTGTCATCTTCTTGGTACATTATAGAATCAGGCATATTTTTTAATCTAAAATAAATTCATCATGACAACATCAGAATCTAACCCCTGGTTAAATTTAAATTACGAAACCGCCTTGGAAAACTTGGGAGAGGAATATTTTGATGTAGTCAAAGCTGCACAATTTCCTACTCATATCTTACGTTTCCGCAACGATCGCCTGTTACCAAGGTTAGGATTAAAACCAGAAGAAGTAAGCGATCGCGATTTTAGCGAAGCCTTTGGCGAATTTAGGGGGGTACGTCCTTTTTTAGCCTTAAGGTATCACGGCTATCAATTTGGCTATTATAACCCTTATTTAGGAGATGGTAGAGGATTTATTTATGGACAAATCCGCGGGAGAGATGGACGTCTTTACGATTTAGGAACAAAAGGATCTGGTACTACGCCATATTCTCGTAATGCTGATGGCAGATTAACCCTCAAAGGAGGAGTCAGAGAAGTATTAGCCGCGGAAGCTTTATGGCAATTGGGCGTAAATAGCTCAGCTTGTTTAAGTTTAATTGAGACGGGAGAGTCTTTATGGCGAGATGACGAACCCTCTCCGACTCGGGCTGCAGTAATGGTACGTTGCAATAATTCACATATACGATTTGGTACATTTGAACGATTACACTATCTCAAACGACCTGACTTAGTGGAGAGATTGCTAGAACACGTAATTGACTATTATTATCCCCATTTAGCAGGAAAAAGCGAGCGCTATGCTTTATTTTATGCTGAATTAGTGGCTAGAGTCGCCAACTTAGCAGCCCAATGGATGGCAGCCGGTTTTTGTCATGGAGTACTCAATACAGATAATATGTCTATTACAGGGGAAAGTTTTGACTATGGACCTTACGCCTTTATTCTCACCTACGATCCTAAATTTACTGCTGCTTATTTTGACTATAGTGGTTTATACAGTTATGGCAATCAACCCTGGATATGTCGTTTAAATTTAGAGAAATTACAGATCCCCTTAAGCTTAGTCATTCCCGTTGCCGATTTAGAAGGAGGTTTAGCACAATTTGATGAACATTATCATAGTGCTTATCGAGCTTTGATGTTAAATAAATTAGGTTTTGCTAGTTTAGACAATCCCGAAGGCAATCTCTTACTAGCAGAAACCATTACTTTACTTAAAGAGTCTGAAGTGGGGTATCATCAGTTTTTTGCTGAATTAGCCCTACAATTTAATTATAGTTGGTCAGAGGCTCCAGATACTATCTTAGAGAACCTTTCCATCAGTGCAAGGAATTTAGAGAGTTGGCGTCAACTATATCAACGTTGTTTACAGCAACAAGACTTAGATACAGTAGGTAAACGTCTGTTAGAAGCTAACCCCCGTACAGCCTTACTCAGACCAATTATTGAGTCTGTATGGGAGGCTATTGCTATAGATGACAACTGGCAACCCTTTCAGGAGTTATTGAGACGGTTACAGAATAAAGATTAAAGCGAATTTGGAGTTAGGGTTTAGGTGGAACGGTGTTAGTCAATACGGCTCTCCCGTACATGCGGTGATAAGCTTTCACAAGAATGGTTATAGGCAAAAGGCATTCATGCACTCATGCAAAAGAGAAGAAAGTGTAACTTTCAATACAATTTACCCCATAGTGCCGAGAGAGCCAAAGGGTTCTCTTGTAGAATCTCTAGAAAAGACTTTAACTTATTTTCAAGTCCAGCATTTAGAATCTTTTCTAAGTCCGCTACCGCCTTTTTACTGAAAACAATCTTCCACATAGTACTACAGGATTCCTAGATCCTTGGCACTTGTCCATTCTTCGTTAGGATTGCTTTCGATAAGAATAGCTCACAACCACAATAGTACGTGATTACGTACCCTTTGGCAATCGTTACTGCGAACTCATTCCCCTCTTCCCTCTTAGGTAAGATTAAATTCTAGTAAAGCAGGATAAAAATTGCTATTCTCGTGACTAGGGCGACTCAATTTAATTAAAGCGAAGCGTTGTAGGGGTGTCAGACTTTGCCATTGTGTTATACTGATAGTAATGGCAAATTCTAAGGCTTTAGCCCTTACTTCTGGAGGGATAGTATTAGCATCTAGCCAAGGTGGCTTAGGGTTAATGGCTATTTCTGCAGCCGGTGTGCTAGTTTTTTGCACTATCAGACTCTGGAGGAAGTTTTTATAGGCTATAGCTTCGTTGTTATTATTACAGGGGAGAGAGACTAACAGTTGTCTTTCTTCTCCACTAAAGTTATTCCAGTGAGTCAGTTTTAATTTAACACCACAGGTATCTAGTTTAAATCGCACTATCATGGGGATACAACGTAAGTTATCCACAAAATCGGCTTCAAAGTTGAAAAATTCGGTTTTCATAAACTACTCAAACTCATAGAGGATGTCTTCTGGGGTTGTTGAAGATTATTGACAGGAATTAACTGTACTGCACAAGCTTTAAGTTCTGGTTGTCGAGAAGTAGGACAAGCTTCGGGGTGAGTGAGACTATTAGCTTCAGCGTCATCAGCCCAAAGACTACCCCAGTGCATAGGTACGAAGACAGTACCTGGGGTAATATTTTTAGTGATTTGAACGGGAAAACGTGCTTTACCCCTAAGTGATCGCACTTCTAACCATTCAGTATCGTTGATATTCAGCTTAGCTGCGTCTCGGGGATGAATTTCTAAAAAGGGATGGGGGTGCATTTTGTTAATTTTAGCAATATGACCTGTGCGAGTTTGGGTATGCCAATGACCATAGAGTCTGCCTACGGTAAGAATATAGGGGTAATCAGGGTTAGGTGGTTCAGCTAATCCTCGCGAGTGATAAGCGCCAAATCTAGCCCGCCCATCGGGTGTTAAAAAGCGAAAATCAGTATATAAACGTTGATTATCTGTTGATTGTCCTTCACTACAGGGCCATTGTCTTGGACCATGAATACTTAATTTAGCGTGAGTGATTCCCGTCATGTCACAAAGACGACCTCGGGTTAATTGGACAAATTCAGCGTGAACAGCAGCAGCATCGGAAAAGTTGAATTGTTGCGTAAATCCTAGTCTTTTGCCGACTTCGGCGAAGATTTGCCAATCGGCTTTAGCTTCTCCTGGTGGTAAGCGAAATTGAGGGAGGATAGTAACCATACGTTCAGAGTTGGTCATTGTCCCTGTTTTTTCACTCCATTGAGCAGCAGGTAAGAGAATATGAGCATAAGCTGAGGTTTCTGTGGGGTAGTAGGCGTCTTGATAGATGGTAAAGGGAGATTTAAGTAGGGCTGCTTTGGTACGTTCTAAATCTGGCATACTCACTGCGGGGTTAGTAGCTGCTATCCACAGTAAACCTACTTCTTGTTGTTCTAACCCTATAATCATTTGCCAGACATCTTTTCCTTTGTGAGGGGAAATACTATTTGAAGGTAATCCCCAAAATTGTTCTACTTCGCGACGGTGTTCGGCGTTGACTACAGAACGATAACCTGGTAAGAGTTGGGCTAATCCTCCTGCTTCTCTTCCTCCCATGGCGTTAGGTTGACCGGTTAAGGAAAATGGTCCAGCTCCTGGTTTACCTATATTCCCTGTCATTAGGTGTAGATTAATTAGGGTTCTAGCTTTAGCTGTTCCTTCTGAGGATTGGTTAATACCCATAGACCATAGAGATAATACTCGATGGGCTTCACTCCAGTATTTAGCGGCTTGAATAATTTCATTAACGGATATTCCACAGGTTTTGGCTACTCTTTCTGGGGGATATTCGGCGATGATTTGGGCGTATTGGGGAAAGCCTTGGGTACATTCATCGATAAAATAGCTGTCAATTGCTCCCCATCTTAATAGTAGGTGGGCTATCCCATTGAGGAGGTCAATGTCTGTTCCTGGTTGGATAGCTAGGTGTAAATCAGCTGCTTCTGCGGTTTTAGTACGACGGGGATCGACTACGATTAGTTTGGCTTTACGATTTCTTTTGAGGTGTTTATGGAGACGGTTAAAGACTATGGGGTGACATTCTGCTGTGTTAGTACCGATTAAAAAGGCACAGTCGGTTTCTTCTAGGTCATCATAACAACAGGGTGGACCATCACTCCCCAAGCTTTCTTGGTACGCAGATACAGCAGAAGACATACACAGACGAGAATTAGCGTCAAAATTATTTGTTCCTAGACAACCTTTGAGCAGTTTTTGTGCTGTATAATAATCTTCAGTATGAAATTGACCAGAACCATACATACAGATAGCATCTGCACCTTGGGTACTGCCTACTAGTTTTATACGTTCTACTATTTTGTTTAGGGCTTCATCCCAAGTGCAACGTCGAAAGGGTTGTTCGAGGGATTCCCTAATCATCGGGTATTCTAAACGATTGTTGGACAAAGATTCAGTAACTGTTGCTCCTTTGACACAGACCATCCCTTGACTAGAAGGGTGGAGGCGATCGCCTGTGACTTTCCAGGTGGGGTTAACGGATGCTGTATTTGTTTTCTGGAGTAATACTTGTAACCCACAACCCACACCACAATAAGGACAAAGAGTTTTTACTGAGTCAATCATACTTGATAATTACTATTTTAACTCTTTATTGTTAAAGACTCTTTTGGTCAAGGTTGTTTAATTTGCTACAATCTTAATGTAATTATGCTGATTTTGCATTTAGTTTATGCTTTAAAATTGCTGTTTAGGTAATCGAGGTGAATTAGAAGACATTGGACCGAGGATACTATTAAGTAAGCGCAATTGTTCTGCTGTTCCCATACAGATGACTAAATCTCCAGCAAATAAGCGTGTATCTCCCGTTGGACCAGGGATTAAATCCCCATTACTACGACGAATAGCTAACACTAAAGCTCCAGATTGCGATCGCAGTCTGGCTTCACTCAGGGTTTGTCCTACATAGGGACAAATATCAGGATCTAAGAGAAATTCTTCTAGATAAAAAGAGCGTTCAGTTCCTGTTAAAATACCATCAACAAAGTCCATGACTTGAGGTCTCACTGCTACCGCTGCTAACCGCTTACCACCAGTAATATATGGGGATACAACGGCGTCAGCTCCAGCTCGTTGTAACTTTTTAACCGCTTCTTCGGTACTAGCTCTAGAAATAGC
Coding sequences within:
- a CDS encoding chlororespiratory reduction protein 7; protein product: MPDSIMYQEDDTYVVLETGLPEQFLTSEELLLKLETVINNYPESLPRELNKFSSTYEKAQHLLQNYCDFDLEPGQYLQWYLVRLEK
- the proS gene encoding proline--tRNA ligase, coding for MRLSQKLFVTLREEPAEAEITSHKLLLRAGYIRRIGSGVYVYLPLMWRVLQKISQIIREEMNATGASECLLPQLQPAELWRESGRWDTYTKAEGIMFSLKDRQDRELGLGPTHEEVITAIAKDMIKSYRQLPIHLYQIQSKFRDEIRPRFGLMRGREFIMKDGYSFHSDQESLLKTYQDMDQAYRNIFSRCGLEFCAVEADSGAIGGSGSQEFMVLAAAGEDEVLYTADGSYAANVEKANSLPPVAETSPFTNYELRESPHTETIAKLCDYFQCSPTTVVKNILYEAVYDSGILALVLVNIRGDQEINEVKLQNELTKLAPQYQANTLLSLKVAEAETAHRWASKPLSWGYLAPNLSNDYLVSHPEIASEFICFVDETAVKLTNFVTGTNQKGYHGVGANWGKEFTLPEKVVNVRKAKPGDILSNDSQQVLLSARGIEVGHIFQLGNKYSQAMGATYTNEEGEEIPLVMGCYGIGVSRLAQAAVEQNHDKNGMIWPVSIAPYQVIVVIPNTGDTEQVAIATQIYQELTQKGIETILDDRDERAGVKFKDADLIGIPYRVVTGRSLKEGKVELVKRATGASELISLEELTTTLVNYLSQEL
- a CDS encoding YdiU family protein, with translation MTTSESNPWLNLNYETALENLGEEYFDVVKAAQFPTHILRFRNDRLLPRLGLKPEEVSDRDFSEAFGEFRGVRPFLALRYHGYQFGYYNPYLGDGRGFIYGQIRGRDGRLYDLGTKGSGTTPYSRNADGRLTLKGGVREVLAAEALWQLGVNSSACLSLIETGESLWRDDEPSPTRAAVMVRCNNSHIRFGTFERLHYLKRPDLVERLLEHVIDYYYPHLAGKSERYALFYAELVARVANLAAQWMAAGFCHGVLNTDNMSITGESFDYGPYAFILTYDPKFTAAYFDYSGLYSYGNQPWICRLNLEKLQIPLSLVIPVADLEGGLAQFDEHYHSAYRALMLNKLGFASLDNPEGNLLLAETITLLKESEVGYHQFFAELALQFNYSWSEAPDTILENLSISARNLESWRQLYQRCLQQQDLDTVGKRLLEANPRTALLRPIIESVWEAIAIDDNWQPFQELLRRLQNKD
- a CDS encoding UPF0182 family protein — its product is MLDKISLKFWQILLFTVAIIITIQLIATFIVDVFWFEEVGYLNIMFKRLQTQFIAGVLIFFISLIFINLNLNIAKNIKWSTNNKTKANQPHSYSLKFNILFPITLSLALVLCSLVYYYGQLAYSSWQVDYTLPKVTPTLPSPFTIRYLQIIFSQIYNHLWQLLILITTLVVIFKSPEYVLKTIGFALSLVLGAVIAGNWTVILQWLAATEFNQVDPVFNHDLSFYVFKVPGYRLLDFWLGGLFLYTLISITIIYLLSDKSLSQGKFPGFSRSQLRHIYSLLGAMFLILAWRHWFQRYDLLYSERGVVYGASYTDITVQLPLETILSIVATGISLWLFWKASTGAGKYNPSLTQFTGRKQRMGRRLYKIPFSLVPFYVYLTILIVGFITIFLVQNLVVQPNELAREKPYLVRNIDDTRQGFNLDKIDVYTFDPKGELNQEVIDNNPLTISNIRLWDTRPLLQTNRQLQLIRPYYKFYDADIDRYNIREPISAETTGLIKQQVIISARELDYNGVPEQAQTWVNEHLVFTHGFGFTLSPVNQVDEGGLPYYFVRDIGTGTTEQALTISSELIAETIPIGKPRIYYGEITDTYVMTPTKVQEFDYPSGQENVYNVYDGTGGINIGPYWRRLVFAVYLRDWQMLFTENFIPETKLLFRRNINVRLRTIAPFLRYDQNPYLVVADAGDVQQGGSENYLHWIMDAYTTSPHYPYSDPGENKFNYIRNSVKIIADAYHGDVQFYIADPNDPIIKTWAKIFGDVFHPLIDMPENLQAHIRYPQDLFTTQSERLLTYHMLDPQVFYNREDLWRIPLEIYGSETQEVEPYYLIIKLPTATEEGFILAHVYTPNSRNNLIALLFGFSDGDDYGKASLYLMPRERLVFGVEQVEARINQDPIISQQISLWNRQASRVILGNLLVIPIEESLLYVEPIYLEATINSIPTLIRVVLVYQNQIVMADSLEKGLEALFQSDPSAETPIIRPIDEIPPDIEIEL
- the msrA gene encoding peptide-methionine (S)-S-oxide reductase, coding for MLETIVLGGGCFWCVESVFQNVQGVSAVESGYAGGNTKNPNYNQVCSGKTGHAEVVKITFDTEKIALEEILEIFFVVSHDPTTLNRQGNDVGTQYRSIILWENPQQLQTAKAVIERLDTAKTFPNPIVTELQQLGDYYRAEEYHQNYFNRNPYQPYCLFSIPPKLSKLKKYFPEKMLA
- a CDS encoding DUF2993 domain-containing protein gives rise to the protein MYITGFLLEFYLNYPKLEITIMEVITIFLTSLMAVIGTGGIIAEEEVAKAIRDRVTDVETLAVRIDNRPIHRLLGGKIDRLSIATRGLLLIPEVRIDLLEIETDPIDIPDFAVGEEIISRRILSQPIQLGMRLILKEDDLNEALRSQVVKSYLETRIPQSRNYQLISVEVKLNEDNRLEINLELYSKPKEETMNIIVNFGLAVKQGHQLEIIEPVATINERRVSPRFLDRYIQNNLEDLNLQRLDSEGIISRVLHLEVDEDSLSIVTFIRLEELPEIEISKREKGN
- a CDS encoding SDR family oxidoreductase, producing MNNALITGASQGIGEAFAQELASRKTNLVLVARSADKLQELAKQLQDQKQIKVEVIPLDLTAPGACQQLYQRVSDLGIEIDLLINNAGFGDYGAFADRKLAKQLEMIQLNITALVELTYLFLGEMQQRQRGAILNISSIAGFQPLPYLSTYAATKAFVLSFSESLWAENRTSGVKIMAVCPGPTESNFSQVAEFPKSNSNSPSKAASAIQVVKEALQALEKDQPTVVTGGLANQVIVNLPRFFPRETLVNLVEKQFRSN